The Natrinema saccharevitans genome includes the window GGAAAGCGCAGTATCGGAGCGCGCTCCGGGCGGTTCGCGAGTTAGATGGCCCGCCGGCGCGGACGACCAGCCGCTCGAAGTGTGAGTCCTGTGAGTTCGCGGCCGAGTGCGGGGTCAAGACGCGGACGCTGCGGTCGCTGCTCGGGTTCGGCTAACCGTCTGTCACGGGTCGCCGTCGCGCCGTTAGGACTCTTCGAGCCAGGCCTCGATCTCGTCGGCCATCGCGCCGCGACGGTGAATCGTCTCGCTCGAGACGTCGACGACGGTACTCTCGGTCCCGGCGTCGGTTTCCCCGTCGTCAGACTCCGTCTGACGGGCCGACGAGTCTCCCTCGTCGACGTCCTCGAGGACGACGGCCGCGGCCTCGCGGATCTCGGGATCGAGGTCGGCGGATCGGCGCGCGCTCTCCCGGCCGCTGACGTTCGCGCTGGTCGACGTGATCGGCGTCCCGGCCCGCTCACAGAGCCGCAGCGCGACCGCGTGGTCCGGCACCCGGACCCCGACGCGGTCCCGCCCCGCTGTGAGTTCCTCCGGGACGCTCTCGCGTCGCCGACAGAGGACCGTCACGGGGCCGGGGAGAAACGTCCCCATGAACTGTCGTTCCCGTTCGGTCGCACGGACGTGCTGTAGCGCCGACGGGACCGAGGGCACCGCCATGGAGATCGGCTTCGATCGGTCCCGGCCTTTCACCTCGAAGACCCGCTCGACGGCGGCGGGCGCGAGGGCGTCCGCGGCGAGGCCGTAGACCGTCTCCGTCGGGTAGACGACCAGGTCCCCGTTCTCGATCGCCTCGGCCGCGCGGTCGAACTCGCTCATTCGAGTCGAACTCGGCGGATGTCGAGCAAAAAGCTGTCGCTCGGTGTCGATCACTCGAGGCCGAGTTCGGACTCGAGGTCGTCGTAGTCGGGGAAG containing:
- a CDS encoding L-threonylcarbamoyladenylate synthase: MSEFDRAAEAIENGDLVVYPTETVYGLAADALAPAAVERVFEVKGRDRSKPISMAVPSVPSALQHVRATERERQFMGTFLPGPVTVLCRRRESVPEELTAGRDRVGVRVPDHAVALRLCERAGTPITSTSANVSGRESARRSADLDPEIREAAAVVLEDVDEGDSSARQTESDDGETDAGTESTVVDVSSETIHRRGAMADEIEAWLEES